The Metabacillus schmidteae genome has a segment encoding these proteins:
- the aroA gene encoding 3-phosphoshikimate 1-carboxyvinyltransferase — MKLSKINQLTGTIEIPGDKSISHRAVMFGSIANGKTEISNFLMGADCLSTVSCFRKMGVSIDIKEGHVTVEGNGFTGLKEPSDILDVGNSGTTTRLMMGILAGAPFHSCVIGDESIAKRPMSRVTNPLRMMGAKIDGREDGQFTPLAIRGGNLQAIDYNSPVASAQVKSAILLAGLNTNNEETKVTEPHKSRDHTERMLRAFGVDVKEDEYSASVVGGQSLKATNIFVPGDISSAAFFLVAGAIVPNSEILLKNVGINPTRTGILDVLEKMGATIEVTLKEGHTFEPVADILIKTSSLKGTTISGDLIPKLIDEIPVIALLASQAEGETIIKDASELKVKETNRIDTVVGELRKIGASIEATDDGMIITGKTKLKGNATVSSHGDHRIGMMLAIASCITEAPIELENVGAIDVSYPTFFEHLDSLAK, encoded by the coding sequence ATAAAATTATCAAAGATCAATCAATTAACTGGTACAATTGAAATTCCCGGTGATAAATCTATTTCTCATCGTGCAGTTATGTTTGGATCAATAGCGAATGGAAAAACAGAAATTTCAAATTTTTTAATGGGTGCAGATTGTTTAAGTACTGTATCATGTTTTAGAAAAATGGGTGTATCAATTGATATTAAAGAAGGCCATGTTACGGTTGAAGGAAATGGGTTTACTGGCTTAAAAGAACCTTCAGATATTTTGGATGTTGGTAACTCAGGAACAACGACAAGATTGATGATGGGAATATTGGCAGGAGCACCTTTTCACTCATGTGTGATCGGAGATGAGTCAATAGCAAAAAGACCGATGTCTCGAGTAACAAACCCTTTAAGAATGATGGGGGCAAAAATTGATGGTAGAGAAGATGGACAGTTTACACCACTAGCAATTAGAGGTGGTAACTTGCAAGCAATAGATTACAATTCACCAGTTGCGAGTGCACAGGTAAAATCAGCTATTCTGTTAGCAGGCTTAAATACGAACAATGAGGAAACAAAGGTTACTGAACCTCATAAATCCAGGGACCATACTGAGAGAATGCTAAGAGCATTTGGTGTGGATGTGAAGGAAGATGAATACTCTGCTTCCGTTGTAGGTGGACAATCCTTAAAAGCAACAAATATTTTTGTTCCAGGCGATATTTCATCTGCTGCCTTTTTCCTCGTTGCAGGAGCTATTGTTCCTAATAGTGAGATCTTATTAAAAAATGTTGGGATTAATCCAACACGGACTGGTATTTTAGATGTTTTAGAAAAAATGGGCGCTACAATTGAAGTTACCCTTAAAGAGGGCCACACTTTTGAACCAGTAGCAGATATTCTCATCAAAACTTCTTCACTAAAAGGAACTACAATTAGCGGAGATCTTATTCCTAAATTGATTGATGAAATACCTGTCATTGCTCTATTAGCTTCACAAGCTGAGGGAGAAACAATTATAAAAGATGCAAGTGAATTAAAAGTAAAAGAAACAAATCGTATTGATACAGTTGTTGGTGAATTGAGAAAAATTGGTGCATCTATTGAAGCAACTGACGATGGGATGATAATTACTGGGAAAACGAAGCTAAAAGGGAACGCTACAGTATCTAGCCATGGTGATCATCGAATTGGAATGATGCTTGCAATTGCATCCTGTATTACGGAAGCACCAATTGAATTAGAAAACGTAGGCGCAATCGATGTTTCATACCCTACATTCTTTGAACATTTAGATTCCTTAGCTAAATAA
- a CDS encoding prephenate dehydrogenase yields MVKKVYLIGLGLIGGSIALSIKQKDPSIHIIGFDINKEQAALARRIGAIDEVSTELFPDLSTIDMIFLSTPVQQTLNIIEELKSQRLKKDVIVTDVGSTKVKIVECANKHLNGKIKFIGGHPMAGSHKSGILAAKPHLFENAFYILTPSKFVTSNDVQSLINVLDGTKANFIEMTPEEHDEVTGVISHFPHIVAASLVYQAKNHEENFPLVKRLAAGGFRDITRIASSNPSMWRDILLHNKGPLLNLFDEWIIEMKRIKDFVEKEEDENLFTYFQQAKQYRDGLPEKQKGAIPSFYDLYVDVPDYPGIISEITGYLAKEEISLTNIRIIETREEIYGVLRLSFQTEKDRELAIKCINKYSSYETFIM; encoded by the coding sequence ATGGTTAAAAAAGTATATTTAATAGGTCTTGGGTTAATAGGAGGCTCGATTGCATTATCCATTAAACAAAAAGATCCGTCTATTCACATCATTGGTTTTGATATTAATAAAGAGCAGGCTGCCTTGGCTAGAAGAATAGGTGCGATCGATGAGGTATCTACAGAACTATTTCCTGACTTATCAACAATTGATATGATCTTTCTTTCTACTCCTGTTCAGCAAACATTGAATATTATTGAAGAACTTAAATCTCAACGTTTAAAAAAAGATGTTATTGTAACTGATGTTGGTAGTACAAAAGTAAAGATTGTAGAATGTGCGAATAAACATTTGAATGGGAAAATTAAGTTTATCGGCGGTCATCCTATGGCTGGGTCACACAAATCAGGAATTTTAGCAGCAAAACCACATTTATTTGAAAATGCATTTTACATATTAACTCCTTCTAAATTTGTAACCTCCAATGATGTACAGAGCTTAATAAATGTTCTAGACGGGACAAAAGCCAATTTTATTGAAATGACGCCTGAAGAACATGATGAGGTAACGGGTGTCATTAGTCATTTTCCGCATATTGTTGCAGCTAGTTTAGTGTATCAGGCTAAAAATCATGAGGAAAATTTTCCGCTTGTTAAGAGATTAGCTGCAGGTGGTTTTCGTGATATTACAAGAATTGCATCTAGTAATCCTTCAATGTGGCGAGATATTTTGCTTCATAATAAAGGTCCATTATTAAACTTATTCGACGAGTGGATCATTGAAATGAAGAGAATTAAAGATTTTGTTGAAAAGGAAGAAGATGAGAATCTTTTTACTTATTTTCAACAGGCTAAACAATATCGTGACGGTCTTCCTGAAAAGCAAAAAGGGGCTATTCCTTCCTTTTATGATTTATATGTTGATGTACCTGATTACCCTGGTATTATATCGGAAATTACCGGATACCTGGCAAAGGAAGAAATTAGTTTAACGAATATACGTATTATTGAAACACGTGAAGAAATTTATGGCGTTTTGAGGTTAAGTTTTCAAACTGAAAAGGATCGAGAGCTTGCTATTAAATGTATTAATAAATACTCTTCATATGAAACGTTTATAATGTAA
- the hisC gene encoding histidinol-phosphate transaminase produces MHVKEQLLNLKPYQPGKPIEEVKKEFNLSKVVKLASNENPYGCSPKAKQAIVDELGQLAIYPDGYSALLRTKLADHLGVKEEQLIFGNGSDEVLQIICRALLNQETNTVMATPTFPQYKHNAVIEGAQIKEVPLVDGHHDLDAMLNQIDEKTTVVWVCTPNNPTGTYISRERLQDFINKVPKHVLIVVDEAYFEYVVAEDYPQTIEWINDYPNMMILRTFSKAYGLAALRVGYGIGDAEFIRKIEPAREPFNTSRVAQVAAIAALDDAEFVAECRGKNKKGLKQFYDFCEELGLEYYQSEGNFILINFNRDSDEVFQALLEKGYIVRSGKALGFPTHLRITVGDTQQNEEIIEVLKDFVQ; encoded by the coding sequence TTGCATGTAAAAGAACAGTTATTAAATCTAAAGCCGTATCAGCCGGGTAAACCTATTGAAGAAGTAAAAAAAGAATTTAATTTATCAAAGGTTGTAAAGCTCGCTTCAAATGAAAATCCTTATGGATGTTCACCAAAAGCTAAACAAGCAATTGTAGATGAACTGGGACAATTAGCGATCTATCCTGACGGATATAGTGCGCTGCTTCGTACGAAATTGGCTGACCACTTAGGGGTAAAAGAGGAACAATTAATTTTTGGAAATGGCTCAGATGAAGTTCTTCAAATTATTTGCCGAGCTTTATTAAACCAAGAAACAAATACAGTTATGGCTACACCAACATTTCCTCAGTACAAGCATAATGCCGTCATAGAAGGTGCTCAAATTAAAGAGGTTCCATTAGTAGATGGTCATCATGATTTAGATGCGATGCTCAATCAAATTGATGAAAAAACAACTGTTGTTTGGGTTTGTACTCCTAATAATCCAACGGGTACTTATATTTCCCGTGAGAGATTGCAAGACTTCATAAACAAGGTACCTAAACATGTATTAATAGTTGTGGATGAGGCTTATTTTGAATACGTAGTCGCAGAAGATTATCCACAAACAATAGAGTGGATTAATGACTACCCAAATATGATGATCCTTCGCACATTTTCGAAAGCGTATGGACTTGCTGCATTACGTGTCGGCTATGGAATTGGAGATGCGGAATTCATTCGTAAGATAGAACCCGCAAGAGAACCTTTTAATACAAGCAGAGTTGCCCAAGTCGCAGCAATAGCAGCTTTAGACGATGCAGAATTTGTAGCTGAATGTCGTGGTAAAAATAAAAAAGGCTTAAAGCAATTTTACGATTTCTGTGAAGAGCTGGGGCTTGAATACTATCAATCAGAAGGAAATTTTATTCTAATCAATTTTAACAGAGATTCTGATGAGGTTTTTCAAGCTTTATTGGAAAAAGGTTATATAGTTCGATCTGGTAAGGCTCTTGGATTTCCAACACACTTACGTATCACAGTTGGAGATACACAGCAAAACGAAGAAATCATTGAGGTATTAAAAGATTTTGTTCAATAA
- the trpA gene encoding tryptophan synthase subunit alpha — protein sequence MTLFKQSVNTQLFIPFITAGDPHSDVTVDLAIALQEAGASAIELGIPYSDPVADGPVIQKASSRALKNGMNIVEAMKLVPKMRKKGLNIPIILFTYYNPVLQLNQESFFALLRENTIDGLLIPDIPFEESEELRQKCKEQSISFISLVAPTSSSRIKMIAEAAEGFIYCVSSLGVTGVRKSFDETITSFLEEVKSYSTVPVVVGFGVSSREQVNQLSSVCDGVVVGSALVGEIERLQKTLLNEADRQQAIEEFKEFAKTFVLDNEIQLLK from the coding sequence ATGACCCTTTTTAAGCAGTCGGTAAATACCCAGTTATTCATTCCTTTTATTACAGCAGGAGATCCACATTCTGACGTCACTGTTGATTTGGCGATTGCTCTTCAAGAGGCCGGAGCATCAGCGATAGAATTAGGTATTCCATACTCTGATCCAGTTGCAGACGGGCCGGTTATTCAAAAAGCATCTAGTCGAGCTTTAAAAAATGGTATGAACATTGTAGAAGCTATGAAGCTAGTCCCGAAAATGAGAAAAAAAGGTCTGAACATTCCAATAATACTATTTACGTATTATAATCCTGTGTTACAATTAAACCAGGAATCCTTTTTCGCTTTACTGCGGGAAAATACAATAGACGGTCTGTTAATTCCTGACATTCCTTTTGAGGAGAGTGAGGAATTAAGACAAAAATGTAAGGAACAGTCAATTTCGTTTATTTCTTTAGTCGCTCCTACCTCATCTAGCAGAATTAAGATGATAGCGGAAGCTGCAGAAGGTTTTATATATTGTGTATCCTCATTGGGGGTAACAGGTGTTAGAAAAAGTTTTGATGAAACAATTACATCCTTCTTAGAAGAAGTAAAAAGCTATAGTACTGTCCCGGTGGTAGTTGGTTTTGGTGTATCTTCAAGGGAACAAGTAAACCAGCTCTCAAGTGTTTGTGATGGAGTTGTTGTCGGAAGTGCTCTGGTTGGTGAAATTGAGCGCCTGCAAAAAACTCTATTAAATGAAGCGGACCGTCAACAAGCAATTGAAGAATTTAAAGAGTTTGCCAAAACTTTTGTGTTGGACAACGAGATTCAATTGCTTAAATAA
- the trpB gene encoding tryptophan synthase subunit beta, with product MLIYPDENGRYGDFGGRFVPETLMTPLAEIEQAHKEAMNDPDFLEEYHHLLKEYSGRPTSVTYAGNVTQKLGGAKIYLKREDLNHTGAHKINNAIGQVLLAKRMGKTKVIAETGAGQHGVATATVAAKFGMECKVFMGEEDVRRQELNVFRMQLLGAEVIPVTSGNKTLKDATNEAMRYWVQHCSDHFYIIGSVVGPHPYPYIVREFQRVIGDEAKDQFYNIEGSLPTKVVACVGGGSNAIGMFAAFIPEEVELVGAEAAGKGVDTDLHAATITKGTRGVLHGSLTYLLQDEYGQIIEPYSISAGLDYPGIGPEHAHLASTGRVKYESVTDQEALDALELLAREEGILAAIESAHALSAAFNHAKDMKQDESILICLSGRGDKDVHTLMAHYKEVEKA from the coding sequence ATGTTGATATATCCAGATGAAAATGGTCGTTACGGAGATTTTGGAGGACGTTTTGTTCCGGAAACGCTTATGACTCCGCTAGCAGAAATTGAACAAGCACATAAAGAAGCAATGAATGATCCGGACTTTCTAGAAGAATATCATCATTTGCTAAAAGAGTATTCAGGTAGACCTACCTCAGTTACTTATGCCGGGAACGTAACCCAAAAATTAGGTGGAGCAAAAATTTATCTGAAGCGTGAAGATTTAAACCATACTGGAGCACATAAAATTAATAATGCAATTGGACAGGTATTATTAGCTAAACGAATGGGAAAAACGAAAGTTATTGCAGAAACAGGAGCAGGACAGCATGGAGTTGCTACAGCAACAGTTGCAGCGAAATTTGGTATGGAATGTAAAGTGTTTATGGGAGAAGAAGATGTTAGACGCCAAGAGTTGAATGTTTTTAGAATGCAGCTTCTCGGTGCTGAGGTAATCCCTGTAACGAGCGGTAATAAAACATTAAAAGATGCAACGAATGAAGCAATGCGCTATTGGGTACAACATTGTTCAGATCATTTTTATATCATTGGTTCTGTAGTAGGCCCGCATCCTTACCCATATATCGTTCGAGAATTTCAGCGTGTAATCGGAGATGAAGCAAAGGATCAATTTTATAATATTGAAGGATCATTACCAACAAAAGTTGTAGCATGTGTTGGAGGAGGAAGTAATGCAATTGGAATGTTCGCCGCTTTTATACCTGAGGAAGTTGAATTAGTGGGTGCTGAAGCAGCAGGAAAAGGTGTTGATACTGATTTACATGCAGCAACAATCACAAAGGGAACAAGAGGGGTTCTTCACGGATCGTTAACATATCTTTTGCAGGATGAATACGGTCAAATTATTGAACCATATTCTATTTCAGCAGGATTAGATTATCCGGGTATAGGACCTGAACATGCACATTTGGCTAGTACAGGTCGTGTGAAATATGAGAGTGTTACAGACCAAGAAGCATTAGATGCATTGGAGCTTCTTGCAAGAGAGGAAGGAATTTTAGCAGCAATAGAATCTGCTCATGCCCTTTCTGCAGCCTTTAATCATGCCAAAGATATGAAGCAAGACGAAAGTATTTTGATTTGCTTATCAGGAAGAGGAGACAAGGATGTTCATACATTAATGGCTCATTATAAGGAGGTAGAAAAAGCATGA
- a CDS encoding phosphoribosylanthranilate isomerase has protein sequence MNKPVIKYCGVQSLNDLKVVSQSIADYIGFIFAESKRKVDPFYVAKWLKEVNTTKKVVAVFVNPTDEDINSVLEQVPVDVIQFHGNETIDQISRVGHSFEGQIWKALHHHDETIEEMELYQSVIDGYVIDSRIKGQWGGTGVKFDWNAVPTYIEVAKRYNKLCLIAGGVNEENISELLLLQPQGIDLSSGIEIDQKKSNEKIQKIEERVLQNVDISR, from the coding sequence ATGAATAAACCTGTTATCAAGTATTGCGGTGTTCAAAGTCTAAATGATTTGAAAGTTGTTTCTCAATCAATTGCTGATTATATTGGATTTATCTTTGCTGAAAGTAAACGAAAGGTTGATCCATTTTATGTGGCAAAATGGTTAAAGGAAGTAAACACAACTAAGAAGGTTGTCGCCGTTTTTGTAAATCCGACTGATGAAGATATAAACTCCGTTTTGGAGCAAGTACCAGTCGATGTAATTCAATTTCACGGAAATGAAACGATCGATCAAATCTCACGGGTTGGTCATTCTTTTGAGGGGCAAATTTGGAAGGCACTTCATCATCATGACGAAACAATTGAAGAGATGGAACTTTATCAATCAGTGATAGATGGTTATGTTATTGACTCAAGGATAAAAGGTCAATGGGGAGGAACAGGTGTAAAGTTTGATTGGAATGCTGTTCCGACATACATTGAAGTCGCTAAGCGGTATAACAAACTTTGTTTGATTGCTGGTGGTGTGAATGAAGAAAATATTAGTGAGCTATTATTACTTCAACCTCAAGGAATTGATTTATCCAGCGGCATTGAAATAGATCAAAAGAAGAGTAACGAAAAGATCCAAAAGATCGAAGAAAGGGTGTTACAGAATGTTGATATATCCAGATGA
- the trpC gene encoding indole-3-glycerol phosphate synthase TrpC, with product MLEQILETKKEEVKQLIIPEHEGLPHRSFLQALKNSNRRVALIAEVKKASPSKGLIKADFHPVNIAKAYEKGGADCLSVLTDTPYFQGKKEYLTEVKKAVNLPVLRKDFIIDSKQIIEAKHIGADAILLIGEALEPSLLKELYFHAEEIGLDVLVEVHDQHHLEQVLKVITPKILGVNNRNLKTFETNIQQLSGMISSIPQDTILVSESGIYTNEDLKLVHQFGASAVLVGESLMRKEDQSIAIKELFGEHVYE from the coding sequence ATGCTTGAACAAATACTTGAAACTAAAAAAGAAGAAGTTAAACAGTTAATCATACCGGAACATGAAGGACTACCACATCGATCTTTTTTACAAGCCTTAAAAAACTCAAATCGTAGGGTAGCGTTAATTGCAGAAGTAAAAAAAGCATCACCTTCAAAGGGGTTAATTAAAGCTGATTTCCATCCGGTTAATATAGCAAAGGCATATGAAAAAGGAGGAGCGGATTGTTTATCCGTTCTTACCGATACTCCTTATTTTCAAGGGAAAAAAGAATACCTTACAGAAGTGAAAAAAGCTGTTAATTTACCAGTTTTGCGTAAGGACTTCATTATAGACTCCAAACAAATAATAGAAGCGAAACACATTGGTGCTGATGCCATATTGTTGATAGGAGAAGCGCTTGAGCCATCTCTATTAAAAGAATTGTATTTTCATGCAGAGGAAATTGGTCTGGATGTTTTAGTTGAAGTACATGATCAGCACCATCTAGAACAGGTTCTAAAGGTGATTACACCGAAAATACTTGGAGTAAACAATCGGAATTTGAAAACATTTGAAACGAATATTCAACAATTAAGTGGAATGATCTCTTCTATTCCACAAGACACAATTCTTGTTAGTGAAAGTGGTATATACACAAATGAGGATTTGAAATTAGTCCACCAATTTGGAGCAAGTGCTGTCTTGGTTGGAGAATCATTAATGAGAAAAGAAGATCAATCAATTGCAATAAAGGAATTGTTCGGAGAGCATGTTTATGAATAA
- the trpD gene encoding anthranilate phosphoribosyltransferase, protein MKELLARCIEGKTLTEKQAEDVMDLIMTGEATPSQIASLVSIMRLRGETVDELVGFTKSMKKHMSPLTYKSNVIDTCGTGGDGASTFNISTAAAIVVSSLKVKVAKHGNRAVSSKSGSADVLEKLGVNIQTSKEEAVQSLDERHMSFLFAPMFHSSMKHAVAPRKELGFRTVFNLLGPLSNPANAKRQVIGVFSTEYAEKMAEALKRLGAEHVLLVTGRDGLDEISITTATDVVELKNGEIKRYVLHPEDVGLTSGTLDEIQVSNSDESALLIEEILKGNGTAGAENIVALNAGAALYVANHVPTLDMGVILAKEAIKNGIAYKQLRSLRYQQEEHYA, encoded by the coding sequence ATGAAAGAGCTTCTAGCAAGATGTATTGAGGGAAAAACGTTAACGGAAAAACAAGCCGAAGATGTAATGGACTTAATCATGACAGGTGAGGCGACCCCTAGTCAGATTGCTAGTTTAGTATCGATCATGCGACTTAGAGGAGAAACTGTTGATGAACTGGTAGGATTTACAAAGTCGATGAAAAAGCATATGTCACCCTTAACTTATAAAAGTAATGTCATTGATACATGTGGTACTGGTGGAGACGGGGCTTCTACCTTTAACATATCAACTGCTGCAGCGATTGTTGTATCGTCGTTAAAGGTAAAAGTAGCTAAGCACGGTAACAGGGCAGTTTCCTCAAAAAGCGGAAGTGCAGATGTGCTTGAGAAACTGGGAGTGAATATTCAAACTTCTAAAGAGGAAGCAGTGCAAAGCTTAGATGAACGTCATATGAGTTTTCTCTTTGCTCCTATGTTTCATTCCTCAATGAAGCATGCAGTAGCTCCAAGGAAAGAACTCGGGTTTCGTACAGTATTTAATTTACTAGGCCCTTTATCAAATCCTGCCAATGCGAAACGACAAGTTATTGGTGTCTTTTCGACCGAATATGCTGAAAAAATGGCTGAAGCATTAAAGCGTTTAGGTGCAGAGCATGTTTTGCTTGTTACTGGTCGTGATGGTTTGGACGAAATTTCAATCACAACTGCAACAGATGTTGTTGAATTAAAGAATGGAGAGATTAAAAGGTATGTTCTTCACCCGGAAGATGTGGGGCTAACTAGTGGTACATTAGATGAAATCCAAGTATCTAATTCAGATGAAAGTGCTTTGTTAATTGAAGAGATTCTGAAAGGAAATGGAACAGCAGGTGCTGAAAATATAGTTGCACTTAATGCCGGTGCAGCTTTATATGTTGCTAACCATGTTCCAACATTAGACATGGGTGTGATTTTAGCAAAGGAAGCCATAAAAAATGGTATTGCATACAAGCAATTAAGATCATTACGCTATCAGCAGGAGGAGCATTATGCTTGA
- the trpE gene encoding anthranilate synthase component I, producing MNFSSFSTFCEDSKHFRTIPIVKKYIVDTFTPIQLFQLFKDEAVYLLESKDAESEWSRYSFIGLNPFLFIEETHGEFSLLNEQRKTIAKSTSITQVFKDLQKHLSIKLPELNIPFVGGAVGYIGYDTVSIIEKVEKHRVNDLNQQNCMFFVCETVIAFDHQEKQLYFIHYERVNGKEDEEHLKATYELAEAKLNKYVSMLKQKPQVENMPLAVSDEFDLNFDEIKSNYEKSKFLEDVEKVKEYIRAGDIFQGVLSQRFEIPISTDGFSLYRILRIVNPSPYLFYIRINDTELVGSSPERLIYIQNKHLEIHPIAGTRRRGKTIEEDLYFEEELKHDEKEKAEHYMLVDLARNDLGRVAEYGSVNTPTLMEVGRFSHVMHLISKVTASLKDEIHPMDALLSSFPAGTVSGAPKIRAMQIIQELEPTARGSYAGCVAYVGFDGNVDSCITIRTITVKNNVAYVQAGAGIVVDSIPELEWKETCNKASAMLKAIQLAEKVFSKEENCDERASSKMY from the coding sequence TTGAATTTTTCTTCTTTTTCCACTTTTTGTGAAGATAGCAAGCATTTTCGCACAATCCCTATTGTAAAAAAATATATTGTGGACACCTTCACACCAATTCAATTATTTCAATTATTTAAGGATGAAGCCGTTTATTTGCTAGAAAGTAAGGACGCTGAATCAGAATGGTCCAGATATTCTTTTATTGGGTTAAACCCGTTTTTATTTATTGAAGAAACTCATGGAGAATTTTCATTATTAAATGAACAGCGTAAAACGATCGCGAAGTCCACTTCCATTACTCAAGTGTTTAAAGATTTACAGAAGCATTTGTCTATTAAATTACCGGAATTGAATATCCCTTTTGTTGGTGGTGCGGTTGGATATATCGGGTACGATACTGTTTCTATTATTGAAAAGGTTGAAAAACATAGAGTAAATGATTTGAATCAACAAAATTGTATGTTCTTTGTATGTGAAACGGTTATTGCATTTGATCATCAGGAAAAACAGCTTTATTTTATTCACTATGAGCGAGTGAATGGTAAAGAAGATGAGGAACATTTAAAAGCTACTTACGAACTTGCTGAAGCAAAACTGAATAAATACGTAAGTATGCTGAAACAAAAACCTCAAGTAGAAAATATGCCACTTGCGGTATCAGACGAATTTGATCTGAATTTTGATGAAATTAAATCAAATTACGAGAAATCGAAGTTCTTAGAAGACGTAGAAAAAGTAAAAGAGTATATCAGAGCTGGTGATATTTTTCAAGGAGTACTATCACAAAGATTTGAAATTCCAATTTCAACAGACGGCTTTTCTCTTTACAGAATTTTGAGAATTGTCAATCCATCTCCGTATCTTTTCTATATTCGAATCAATGATACAGAACTTGTTGGAAGCTCACCAGAAAGATTAATCTACATTCAAAATAAACATTTAGAGATTCATCCGATTGCAGGTACGAGAAGACGCGGAAAAACCATTGAAGAAGACTTGTACTTTGAAGAAGAGCTAAAACATGATGAAAAGGAAAAGGCAGAGCATTATATGCTTGTTGATTTAGCTAGAAATGATTTAGGCAGGGTTGCAGAATATGGATCTGTTAACACGCCAACATTAATGGAAGTAGGCAGGTTTTCACATGTTATGCACTTAATTTCAAAGGTAACGGCAAGTTTAAAAGATGAAATCCACCCTATGGATGCACTTCTTTCATCATTTCCGGCCGGGACAGTTTCCGGTGCACCTAAAATACGTGCTATGCAAATCATTCAGGAGCTCGAACCGACTGCAAGAGGCAGTTATGCTGGGTGTGTAGCATATGTAGGATTTGATGGAAATGTTGATTCATGTATAACGATTAGAACCATAACAGTTAAAAATAATGTTGCCTATGTTCAAGCAGGTGCCGGCATTGTTGTAGACAGTATTCCGGAGCTTGAATGGAAGGAAACATGTAATAAAGCAAGTGCGATGTTAAAGGCTATACAATTAGCAGAAAAAGTTTTTTCTAAGGAGGAGAATTGCGATGAAAGAGCTTCTAGCAAGATGTATTGA
- the aroH gene encoding chorismate mutase yields the protein MIRGIRGATTVTNDNEQQVLQATDKLLKEMINKNSIQPEHVAQVLITVTDDLISAFPAKALRNIEGWTYVPVMCMQEIPVKGSLKMCIRVMMTVNTEIEQDKVNHIYLEGATVLRPDLSVSS from the coding sequence TTGATTAGGGGGATAAGAGGAGCTACGACCGTTACCAATGATAATGAGCAGCAAGTATTACAAGCAACTGATAAGTTGTTAAAGGAAATGATTAATAAAAACAGTATACAACCTGAACATGTAGCACAAGTTTTAATAACGGTAACAGATGATCTTATATCTGCTTTTCCTGCAAAAGCCTTGAGAAATATTGAAGGGTGGACATATGTCCCTGTTATGTGTATGCAAGAGATCCCTGTTAAAGGAAGTTTAAAAATGTGTATTAGAGTTATGATGACTGTAAACACAGAGATTGAGCAGGATAAGGTTAATCATATATATTTAGAAGGTGCAACAGTCCTTCGACCGGATTTGTCCGTTTCGTCGTAA